The Phenylobacterium glaciei genomic sequence CAGCAGCTTGCCGCCGCCGAACCGCGTTCCGGCGCCCGCCGCCAGGACGATCGCCTCGAATCCGCCCACCCCTGTCACGCGCCGTGGTTCCCCTCTATGTTAGGCTCCGCATGACGCCCTATGACGACGCCCCTTCGCAAGTGACTTCGCGCCCGGCCCTGATCGACGGGTTCGGTCGGACCGTGACCTATCTGCGGGTCTCGGTCACCGACCGCTGCGACCTGCGCTGCGTCTACTGCATGGCCGAGCACATGACCTTCCTGCCCAAGGCGGAGGTCCTGACCCTCGAGGAGCTCGACCGTCTCGCCACCGGCTTCATCAAGCTCGGCGTCCGCAAGCTGCGCATCACCGGCGGCGAGCCCCTGGTGCGCAAGGGCGTCATGGGGCTGATCGAGAACCTGTCGCGGCACCTGAAATCGGGCGCCCTGGACGAGCTGACCCTGACCACCAACGGCACCCGCCTGACCGAGTTCGCCAGCGACCTGGCGAAGTTCGGCGTCCGCCGGATCAATGTCTCCATGGACACCCTCAAGCCCGACCTGTTCCGCAAGCTGACCCGGGGCGGGGACCTGGCCAAGGTCATCGCCGGGATCGACTCGGCGCTCGCCGCCGGGATCGCTGTGAAGGTCAACGCCGTGGCGCTGAAGGACGACAACGCCGCCGAGCTTCCTGACCTGATCGCCTGGGCCCACGCCCGTGGCGCCGACATGACCCTGATCGAGGCCATGCCGCTGGGGGAAATCGAGGTGGACCGCACCGATCAGTTCCTGTCGCTGAAGGACGTGCGCCGGGAGCTGGAAAGCTTCTGGACCCTCACCGACTCAGACCACGTCACCGGCGGCCCGGCCCGCTACGTCACCGTCGAGGAAACCGGCGGCCGCCTGGGCTTCATCACCCCGCTCAGCCACAATTTCTGCGAGGCCTGCAACCGCGTGCGGCTGACCTGCACCGGCACCCTGCACACCTGCCTGGGGCGAGAAGACGCCAGCGACCTGCGCGCGGTGATCCGTGGCGGCGCCGACGAGGCGGGCCTGGAGGACGCCATCCGCCTGGCCGTGGACGCCAAGCCGGAGGGCCACGACTTCCAGATCGTCCGAGCCTCCGCCCCCGCCGTCGCCCGGCACATGTCCACCACGGGGGGCTAGAGCATGTCAGGCGCAAGTGGAAACCGGTTCGCCGCCCGGACATGCTCTAGATTCAAAGAGATCGGCCCTCTTCATCCGATCAGGTTGATTCAACCTGATCCGGAGAGGGTCTAGCGTGGCCAAGGTCCTGCTGTTCGGACGCCTGAGCGATATCGCCGGCTGGCGTGAGCGCACCCTGGATCCCCTGCCGGCGTCGCTGGCCGCCCTGCGCGCCCAGCTCTGCGCGGAGGACGAGGGTCTGGCCGAGGCGCTGTCG encodes the following:
- the moaA gene encoding GTP 3',8-cyclase MoaA, translating into MTPYDDAPSQVTSRPALIDGFGRTVTYLRVSVTDRCDLRCVYCMAEHMTFLPKAEVLTLEELDRLATGFIKLGVRKLRITGGEPLVRKGVMGLIENLSRHLKSGALDELTLTTNGTRLTEFASDLAKFGVRRINVSMDTLKPDLFRKLTRGGDLAKVIAGIDSALAAGIAVKVNAVALKDDNAAELPDLIAWAHARGADMTLIEAMPLGEIEVDRTDQFLSLKDVRRELESFWTLTDSDHVTGGPARYVTVEETGGRLGFITPLSHNFCEACNRVRLTCTGTLHTCLGREDASDLRAVIRGGADEAGLEDAIRLAVDAKPEGHDFQIVRASAPAVARHMSTTGG
- a CDS encoding MoaD/ThiS family protein; protein product: MAKVLLFGRLSDIAGWRERTLDPLPASLAALRAQLCAEDEGLAEALSAPGVQVALDQAIVRGDAALTARSEVAFLPAMSGG